The following DNA comes from Candidatus Stoquefichus sp. SB1.
CTATTTCTCTGCATTACTATTTTCTTATCACACCTTTTATTCTATATAGTGATACTTAGCTTAATGGTATGGTTGATTTTACTAATTCATTCATTATTTGTATTGGATTTAGATATACCAAAATATGAAGCTGAAATGATATTTATGGAAAAAATATTAGTTGCACAGAACCATAATAATACTTTTCTATTAAGTCAATATGCACAGGAGAAAAAATTATTATCTCTTTCACATCAGAATAAAATTATAAATCAAAAATTTATTTCAAAATATCCTTTAATGTGGAAAGCAAAAACATCAATCTTTCGATTGGAAAAAGATAAAATTCTGATAGGAGTTGTCATATTTATGATTACTTTTTTGATATATAAAAGCCCTATATTTTGGACATTTATGTTTTTAGAACAAGATGGAATAAGATACTCTTTACTTATATTTGGTATGCTGATGGTCTTTCAACAAACAGTTCAAAGCATGCTACATCAGTTAGATAGTATTTTGGAAAAGGCAAAAGATGGATTATTTTTACCAGTTTCTGATAAAGAAATAGTGACTCAGTTTACAGTCATTCCTGTTATTGTTATGATTTGCATTCTGGGTATGATAACTCTTATTTTGAAGAGTAGCATAATACAATTCTTTTTAGCTGCAGTCATTTTGAGTATCATAACAATCCTTTTGTTTTATATGCAATTAAAGTACAAAAAGCAATTACCAAAATATTATTTTGTAATAACTATTGTAATTTTAGCAGTGTCCTTTTTAATATCTTATCAATTATGAAATTTTAGATTGATGATACGAGAAGTATCGATTATTTATTAAAACCTATACTATAAAATAGTTGATTGAATTTTAAAAGAATGTGAAGTCTTTAAAATAAGAGTTAAAAATATACAAAGAAATAGTTTTATCTAATTCTTATCAAATAATGGTATAATAAGTAGTAATTAAAGAAAGGTGAAGTAGTCATGATTTTTATAACAGAGGTATTAAAATACTTAAAGGATACACCTAATTCTGCATATGAAAGTGTTAAAACAGAGTTTTTGTATCATTCCAATAAATTAGAGGGTAGTACATTTACAAAAGAAAATTTAGAAAAAAATCTACAGGAAAATATTATTGAGGGAAGTCACAAGATAGATGATGTTTATGAAACGATCAACTCTACTCAACTATTTGATTTTGTAGTTGATACATTAGAAGAACCTCTGTCAAAAAGAATTATGCTTGAATTTCATCGTATGTTAAAAGATAAAACATTCGATCATGAAAGAAGTTTTGCAGGATGTTGAAAAAAATCTCAAATATGATACCAGGTGTGAACTTAAAATTAGCATAGCCTTGGGAAGTAGAATTCAGGATAGGATAGAAGTATTTCTCAAACAATGGGAAGATTCACAAAAAACATTCAAAGATATTATAATATTTCATACTCAATTTGATAATATTCATCCCTATCAAGATGGTAACGGGCGGATAGGAAGATTTATTATGCTAAAACAGTGTGTAGAAAATGATGTGGATCTTATCTTAATTGATGATCAGTATTCAAAAGAATATAAGAAAGCATTGTATATTGCACAATCAAAAAAAGATTACTCAATGTTAAATAATGTATTTAAAAAATGTCAATATTTATTAAAAAAATTAAAATTATTAAAAGAAACAATTGAATATATCTATCAAAATCAAATAGAAATTAATAAATAACTTATGTAATAAAAATGACTTGTGAACGTATCATAAGTCGTTTTATTATCTATTTCTTGTATTGGATATGAGAAATACTTGTATAATATCCAATACGTCAGCTTAATTTGTTTTTAGCTAACTTACTTAGGAAAGTACAAATGGAATAAATGTTATCGTAACAGTTTTCAATGTTGTTATTTTAACTCATTTAAAATAAACATTAGCAATATTAAAGATAGAATTGTCTATAATGAAATAATTGAAAAACATATGATGTGTTCAATGCTTTAAAAATGTATTTTATGTATAAAATATGGAAACGTGAAACTTCTTGTTATAATCTAAATAGGGTTTTGTTCTACTAGAGGATAGTGATATAATAAATTTAAGATAGATAATATTAATACTGAGCTTTAGTTAAAATTGAATAATTAGAAAATGAAGGAGGTATCATTATGTTCTCTATTAAGCAGTTATCTTTTTGTTATCAAGATAAAGTTATTTTTAAGGATGCACAAGTAGAGTTTAATGATACCTCGCTTGTTTGTATTCATGGGAAAAGTGGTTGTGGAAAAACAACATTATTAAAAATACTTATTTTTGATTTATATGCGGATAATGAGATTATTCAATATAATAATGAAACGATAAATAAAGAGATATCACAAGAATTTTTATTTAATCATATAACATATATTGATCAAGAATGTACGTGTTTAAATAATATGACGTTATATCAACATTTTGAATTTTATGCTCAATTATATGGAAAGAGCATAAATGATGAAATCATTCAAGACTATTTAGAGTTAGTTCATTTAAAAGATATTAATCTCAAGAAATATCCAGCATATTTATCAACTGGAGAAAGAAAAAGGTTTATGATAGCATTGGGAATTATGACTGGTAAAAATATTCTTTTGCTTGATGAACCAACAGCCTCATTGGATACTCAGAACAAAATACAATTAATAGATGTTTTGAAAGAACTTTCTAAGAAGTGTTTAATTATTTGTACATCTCATGATGAATATCTTTTAAAGAATGCTGATGAAATATATGAAATTAAAGATCATCAAATAATTGAACAGAAAAGAATTGAATCTTCACATGAACCAGAAATTCATAAATCAAGTCCAAAGAAAGTACATTATTTTAAGTATAAAAATTTAAAACTTAAATTTTTATTTAGTATTCTTATTATTTTGAGTTGTTTATTAAGTTTCTTTATACCTTTTTTAGTAAGTCTAAGCATCGATTTAACAGATGATGTAAACGAAAAACAAAAGTCTGTACAGTCAACAGGTTTGCTTTTTTATAAGTTACCTGATGCAAGAGGAATGCCTTTTAATGAAACTGATTTTTTAACTAAAGATGAATTAAAAGAAGTTTCAGAAGTTTCTGGAATCAGATCAATCCAGCCATATTATTGTCTCTTAGATGGTAAATATAGAGGAGCATATGATTCTATGGAACTGGTATCACAAGATGGACAGAAGCGTGAAAAGAGTTATTATTGGGAAAAATTAAGTCGAAGTTATGGTATAGATTTTTATGCTCAGATTGCTATAATGTCATATTCATCAGATCAAAATATAATGATTGACGGAAAGAAAATAGATGGAATCTATATTGATGAAACTTTTCAAACTATTTTAGGAGAAAAAGTTGAAGGAGCACAGCTCAATTTTAAATTTAAATTACCAGTAAAATTTGAATTAACATCTAATGATAATGTTGGTAAACATTGGAATCAAATATTTGAAGAATATGAACTGTCTTTTGGAATAGATGGTGTCATGCCTAATAAAGTTTATTCAGATGAAAATGGAAATAGTCGTATAAGTGATAATTATGTAAGAATATATATGCCCGTTGAGCAAGTACAGAGTTTACTGGGAAAATATGCTCTGAAGGGAAAACATATATATAATAATCCAATGACGTATCTTGTTTTATGTGAAGATGGTGAAAAGGATAATGTTAAAATGAATATAGAAAAAATAAATGAATTGTATCAAGTTCATTATCAAGTTGAAGGAGTTCAATATTCAGAAACGACAGATTCTTCTTCGCATTATATGGTTTTATTTATGTGTGGTCTTTCTACTTTGAGTTTTATAGTTTTATCTTATTATCATCTTTATTCAAGAAGAAAAGAAATGGTTGTTTTAAAACATATAGGAATAGAAAAGCAAATCAGAAAATATTACATGAAAGATTATATCTATATGAGCATTTTTGGTATTATTTCATCAATTTTGTCATGTGCTGTCTTTATACACACGTTCCAGTTTAAAGAACTCAACATAATGTCAGTTTGCATGTATTGGAGTTTAATGACAGTTATCATTATTATATTTGTTATAGCAGTAGGATATCATGGAATACATGTAATGACAAAGAGGAATCAGATATGATTAAGTTATCAGATATTTGTTTATCATTTGACAATAATATACTTATTGAGAAAAGTGATATGGATATACCATATGGCATTGTGACACTCTTAAAAGGAGAGAGCGGCTGTGGGAAATCTTCCTTATTAATGAATATTGGATTATTGAGTCGACAAGCAAACATGAATTATTATTTTGATGATATAAATATCAATAAAGTTAATGAAAAAACATTATGCAGTATGAAACAAAGTTCAATATCATTTGTTTTTCAAGAGACTTATCTTTTTGAACATTTAAATCTTATTGAAAATATACAGTTTTATGCAAGTTTATCCCATCGAAATGTGGATAATGATTATATTAGGGAACAGCTTGATTTTGTAGGACTTGATTTGGATTTTAATACACGTATCAGTTCTATGTCGGGTGGTGAAAAACAGAGATTAGCTGTTGTTTGTGGTATTTTAAAAGATGCTAAGCTTTTTATATTTGATGAGCCAACAGCATATCTTGATGAAGAAAATAAACAAATTATTATTTCTATTATCAAAAGATTGGCACATGAAAAAAATAAAATGGTGCTTATAGCTTCACACGATGAAGTACTTGTAAACATATCAGATCAGATATATGAATTTCAGAATCATCATATCATATGTACGAAAAGTTCAGATTATGAAGAAATCAAAACTGAATTCATACAAGAGCCAATGAATATAAAGTCACTTTATTCTTATGTCTATCATAAATATATAATCTCATCAGTATTTATAAGTATTATCTTAGGTATCGTGTTATCTGGCTTTACAATCTCTTTCATATATGGATATTTTTATGAAAATCATGATGAGAAAGTTCTATTGAATAATATTCATCATGAAGTATATATTGTAAAATCAGATGAAACAAAAATAAGTGCTATAGAACAAGTTAAACTACAGAATGTATTTGAAGAATACCAATTGTATTCATATATTGATTTTAATGGAAATGTTCAATTCAATAATAAGGTTTTAGAAAATATCCAGATACGACCATCTACTCCTCATTCCATTGATGATACACATATAATGAAATCCTACAGTGAAAAAAATTTTGAAAGTATTTATGCTTCATATGAAATCTATCATTATTTTAAAACAGATATTCAAAATCACATGAAACTCAATAATCAAGCAATAGAAATAAGTGGAATATTAAAACCAACTTATAATTCACAACCAATATTGTATTTATCATATGACAAATACAAACAATTATTAGAAGAAAGTCATATTGAGTTAGGGAATATTCCAGTTGATAAGTTAATAATAGAGGTTAATTCATTAAATGATTATTCCTTTATAAAACGAAATATACCAGATGATTATAGATTTGTGACAGATGTTGATATTGAACCTCAAGTTAATATGTTATCATTTTTTAATTCTCGATATCTGACAATTATTTGGATTGTAGCTATTATTATTTTCATTATCTATAAAACATATCGTGTTATTGATGATAAGAAGAATATTGCATTGTTAAAAACACTAGGAGTTAATTCAAAGCAACTTATGGAAATGAAAGTTATTGAAGAATTAATGACATTCATACCAATGGGAATAATTGCTTTCATCATTTCCAATGTGAGTATGTACATGTTGTTTATTGAAGCCTTGAATATGAAAATGATTGGAATTGTTATTTTGATTAATGTTTTTGGTATGGGAATAGTTAACATTATTATTTATTATATTATTATAAAAAAATATTCGGCTGCTAGTCTAATGAAAAGTTAATAATAAATATAGAGTTTTCTAAGAAAAGTGATATATGAATATATTGCTTTTTTTAGTAAATAAATTTTTTCCTGGATTAATATTAAGATATTTTATTTCAAAGAAACAAAATATGAATACAAATAATTTAATAAAAATGAGTATTATAATATGGATAACAACATTTCTAACTATGTATATTAATGGTATAGATGGTTTTATGGCATATGAGCTGTTTAATGCATATCATAATATATTTGATGAATCCTTTTATTTTCCTGCTTTTGTTTTAACTCTCTTATTTGAAATAACTTGTTTAATACAAATAAAGTGTCATAAGTGTAAGGTATTAAATGAAAATAAAAATATATGATATATTCTATGCGAATAAAATGTAATTTATGTTCAAAATATAGAAAAAGCAATGCTTCTTGTTATAATATAAATAGAAGATAAGTTAAATTTTTATCAAAAGATTAAGAATAAATTTATTATCTCAATTCAATGTTTTATCTGAGTTTTCTGTTTGTAAGCACTGTTTAATAATGACTATCAAAGAAAACTAAAAAATGACTTATATTTTTATTGCTAAAATAAGAAATTCTTTTTTTGTTGTGAGGGAGGAGCCAATTTATGATTGAAATTAATAAAATTACACTTGTTACAAGACATACAATATTAGATAACGTAAGCTATACTTTTCATGATAATAGTATATATGGTATTGTTGCTGAAAATGGATCTGGTAAGACAACACTATTTCGGGCAATGGTGAATTTAATTGGAATAGAAAATGGGAATATATCATTTGATCATCATTCTGTTGAGGATAATCTTCATCAAATATTTTATTTTGAAAACGAAGAATGGTTAGATAAAAATTTGAGTGGAATGGATTATTTAAAGTTTGTACAAAGAATGTGGAATTCAAAGATAGACATAGATGATATTATTCAAGTATGGAATATGAAGGAATATATTCATGTTTCTATAAAAAAGTATTCTCTAGGGATGAAACAACGATTAATTATTGCTATGTATATATTAAGTGATGCAAAGTATATGATTATGGATGAAATAACTAATGGTTTAGATGAAGAAAATAGAAAATTGTTTTTTGATATGATTATTGAGTTAAAAAACAAAGGTAAAACAATACTTATCTCTTCGCATTATAAAGATGAAATCATAGCATACTGTGATATTGTTTTACAAATTAAAGATCATAAACTGTGTGAGGTGATTTCATGAGTTATGCAAGTCTTTTGTTGAGCAAAATTTATAAAAATAAACTGAATATCATTCCTTTTGCTTTAATTGTTATATTCATAGTTGTTTTATATGTAGGTAATCATATGTCGGCTTATGCAGAGTTGAATGATCCTCTTTATTCTGGTGAACAAGAAATAAAAGAAATTGAAACAGACATTACAAAATTTCAAAAAGAAATAACTAATTATGAAACATCAACACAAG
Coding sequences within:
- a CDS encoding ATP-binding cassette domain-containing protein; protein product: MFSIKQLSFCYQDKVIFKDAQVEFNDTSLVCIHGKSGCGKTTLLKILIFDLYADNEIIQYNNETINKEISQEFLFNHITYIDQECTCLNNMTLYQHFEFYAQLYGKSINDEIIQDYLELVHLKDINLKKYPAYLSTGERKRFMIALGIMTGKNILLLDEPTASLDTQNKIQLIDVLKELSKKCLIICTSHDEYLLKNADEIYEIKDHQIIEQKRIESSHEPEIHKSSPKKVHYFKYKNLKLKFLFSILIILSCLLSFFIPFLVSLSIDLTDDVNEKQKSVQSTGLLFYKLPDARGMPFNETDFLTKDELKEVSEVSGIRSIQPYYCLLDGKYRGAYDSMELVSQDGQKREKSYYWEKLSRSYGIDFYAQIAIMSYSSDQNIMIDGKKIDGIYIDETFQTILGEKVEGAQLNFKFKLPVKFELTSNDNVGKHWNQIFEEYELSFGIDGVMPNKVYSDENGNSRISDNYVRIYMPVEQVQSLLGKYALKGKHIYNNPMTYLVLCEDGEKDNVKMNIEKINELYQVHYQVEGVQYSETTDSSSHYMVLFMCGLSTLSFIVLSYYHLYSRRKEMVVLKHIGIEKQIRKYYMKDYIYMSIFGIISSILSCAVFIHTFQFKELNIMSVCMYWSLMTVIIIIFVIAVGYHGIHVMTKRNQI
- a CDS encoding ATP-binding cassette domain-containing protein; translated protein: MIKLSDICLSFDNNILIEKSDMDIPYGIVTLLKGESGCGKSSLLMNIGLLSRQANMNYYFDDININKVNEKTLCSMKQSSISFVFQETYLFEHLNLIENIQFYASLSHRNVDNDYIREQLDFVGLDLDFNTRISSMSGGEKQRLAVVCGILKDAKLFIFDEPTAYLDEENKQIIISIIKRLAHEKNKMVLIASHDEVLVNISDQIYEFQNHHIICTKSSDYEEIKTEFIQEPMNIKSLYSYVYHKYIISSVFISIILGIVLSGFTISFIYGYFYENHDEKVLLNNIHHEVYIVKSDETKISAIEQVKLQNVFEEYQLYSYIDFNGNVQFNNKVLENIQIRPSTPHSIDDTHIMKSYSEKNFESIYASYEIYHYFKTDIQNHMKLNNQAIEISGILKPTYNSQPILYLSYDKYKQLLEESHIELGNIPVDKLIIEVNSLNDYSFIKRNIPDDYRFVTDVDIEPQVNMLSFFNSRYLTIIWIVAIIIFIIYKTYRVIDDKKNIALLKTLGVNSKQLMEMKVIEELMTFIPMGIIAFIISNVSMYMLFIEALNMKMIGIVILINVFGMGIVNIIIYYIIIKKYSAASLMKS
- a CDS encoding ATP-binding cassette domain-containing protein: MIEINKITLVTRHTILDNVSYTFHDNSIYGIVAENGSGKTTLFRAMVNLIGIENGNISFDHHSVEDNLHQIFYFENEEWLDKNLSGMDYLKFVQRMWNSKIDIDDIIQVWNMKEYIHVSIKKYSLGMKQRLIIAMYILSDAKYMIMDEITNGLDEENRKLFFDMIIELKNKGKTILISSHYKDEIIAYCDIVLQIKDHKLCEVIS